The Sesamum indicum cultivar Zhongzhi No. 13 linkage group LG1, S_indicum_v1.0, whole genome shotgun sequence genome includes a window with the following:
- the LOC105160245 gene encoding uncharacterized protein LOC105160245, with product MLSFTKTFTTFPSHMPHTFQHHYIPSLVVIKSSSDNGNNIASGNDLDTSPPAPPPITRPEMVEIRFKRGSRKRRKQQQDGVIDKMPSKVASPPKDWDSMTLAEKAMELYVGEKGALFWLNKFAYASIFIVIGGWILFRFVGPALNLYQLDTPPLSPTSMFKGS from the coding sequence atgttgtccTTCACAAAAACTTTCACCACTTTTCCCTCTCATATGCCGCATACTTTCCAGCATCATTACATTCCATCTCTGGTAGTAATCAAAAGCAGTAGTGATAACGGCAATAACATTGCCAGTGGCAATGACTTAGACACATCTCCACCTGCCCCACCACCTATAACACGACCAGAAATGGTAGAAATTCGGTTCAAAAGAggttcaagaaaaagaagaaagcaacAGCAGGATGGTGTTATTGATAAAATGCCATCGAAGGTGGCTTCTCCTCCAAAGGATTGGGACTCAATGACTCTCGCTGAGAAGGCTATGGAGCTGTATGTGGGTGAGAAGGGTGCATTGTTTTGGCTTAACAAATTTGCATATGCATccatatttattgttattggAGGATGGATATTGTTCCGGTTTGTTGGTCCGGCACTCAACTTGTACCAGTTGGATACTCCTCCCTTGTCTCCAACTTCCATGTTCAAGGGATCATGA
- the LOC105160258 gene encoding repressor of RNA polymerase III transcription MAF1 homolog — MKYLEYTPLERINDFLSHVNLVERTIKGCLEAYSCKHTGTDKKLSLSLENEILDHLGKSSDTDSSSPVEYLFSRSSRKTLIYLLLTLHHMYPDYDFSAVRAHEFFTEESWDSFKQIFDVYMFEASKEWLEENEGGPLLETLYKALDEVVKLAECEIYSYSPDAEADPFLEKGAIWSYHFFFYNRKLKRVVSFRFSCLSNLVSEGFFADDSSYEEDGEIFDGMDI, encoded by the exons ATGAAGTACTTGGAATACACTCCTCTTGAACG GATAAATGATTTCTTGAGCCATGTAAATCTTGTAGAACGAACTATCAAAGGATGCTTGGAGGCTTACTCTT GCAAACATACGGGAACAGATAAGAAGCTCTCTCTGAGCCTGGAGAATGAG ATTCTTGATCATCTTGGAAAGTCCTCGGATACAGACTCTTCTTCACCAGTTGAATATCTCTTTAGTAGATCCAG CCGGAAGACATTGATTTATCTGCTTCTTACTCTCCATCACATGTATCCAGACTATGACTTCAG TGCAGTGAGAGCCCACGAGTTTTTCACTGAAGAAAGCTGGGACagttttaaacaaattttcgATGTTTACATGTTCGAAGCGTCAAAG GAGTGGCTTGAGGAGAATGAGGGAGGTCCACTGCTAGAGACCTTGTACAAGGCTCTAGATGAG GTTGTGAAACTAGCAGAATGTGAAATCTACAGTTACAGCCCAGACGCTGAAGCTGACCCCTTTCTTGAAAAAGGAGCCAT ATGGTCAtaccatttctttttctacaaTAGAAAGCTCAAGCGGGTCGTAAGCTTTCGGTTTAGCTGTTTAAG CAACTTGGTGAGTGAAGGCTTTTTTGCTGATGATTCGAGTTACGAGGAAGATGGAGAAATATTTGATGGTATGGACATATGA
- the LOC105160216 gene encoding uncharacterized protein LOC105160216, giving the protein MADHLGLLVDHLLTESTLEAAIESKNSLKQVEPVAFNDMIICCSSHKESEATLSPRKLVECRICQDEDIDSNMEVPCSCCGSLKYAHRKCIQRWCNEKGDTVCEICHQQFKPGYTAPPPIFRIGGLAMNLRGNWQIARRDLNNPHIVARVSTDRDFLDPEYDEYAVSTARSMFCCRSVAIIFMFLLVLRHTLPVVVSQAGNYYFPPIMLSMLRVAGIILPICVVLKAVTFLLRFRHQQAILSVSPYDEETGLLTLHQPREIGV; this is encoded by the exons ATGGCGGATCACCTTGGTTTACTGGTTGATCACTTGCTAACTGAATCAACTTTGGAGGCTGCAATCGAAAGTAAAAACTCACTGAAGCAGGTGGAACCGGTGGCATTTAATGACATGATTATATGTTGTTCCTCCCATAAGGAGTCTGAAGCTACTTTATCTCCAAGGAAACTGGTGGAATGCAGGATATGCCAAGACGAAGACATTGACTCAAATATGGAGGTTCCATGCTCTTGCTGTGGCAGCTTAAAG TATGCTCATCGCAAGTGCATACAGAGGTGGTGCAACGAGAAGGGCGACACTGTGTGTGAAATATGCCATCAG CAATTCAAGCCAGGATATACAGCACCACCTCCAATTTTTCGTATTGGGGGACTAGCAATGAACTTGAG GGGAAATTGGCAAATTGCTAGAAGAGACTTGAACAATCCTCACATTGTTGCAAGGGTTTCAACTGATCGTGATTTCCTAGATCCAGAATATGACGAGTATGCAGTTTCTACAGCACGAAGCATGTTTTGCTGTCGTTCTGTTGCCATAATA TTTATGTTTCTCCTAGTTTTGAGGCATACTCTTCCTGTCGTCGTTAGTCAAGCAGGGAACTATTATTTCCCACCTATCATG TTATCGATGCTACGAGTTGCTGGGATTATTCTGCCAATTTGTGTAGTACTGAAAGCAGTGACTTTCCTCCTACGTTTCCGCCACCAACAG GCAATTCTATCTGTCTCTCCATATGATGAAGAAACTGGTCTATTGACTTTACATCAGCCACGTGAGATTGGTGTATGA
- the LOC105161997 gene encoding uncharacterized protein LOC105161997: protein MGNYVSCTFVAPRLRSPRTARVILPGGEIRQFRQPVKAAELMLESPTYFVVNSRSLNIGRRFSPLSADEDLEFGNLYVMFPMRRVNSIVTAADVAVFLMSANSAPKRISCVNTVKVSPEATGTRKEEEGEGSENGRPRLIVEGVAPEYKYRVGGCRSRKPVLDTITEEPVFVR, encoded by the coding sequence ATGGGGAATTACGTTTCTTGTACATTCGTGGCTCCCAGGTTGAGGAGTCCGAGAACAGCCAGGGTTATTCTTCCGGGCGGCGAAATCCGGCAGTTCCGGCAGCCCGTCAAGGCGGCGGAGCTGATGCTCGAGTCTCCTACATATTTCGTCGTGAACTCGAGATCATTGAACATCGGCCGGCGGTTCTCTCCGCTGTCGGCGGACGAGGACTTGGAGTTCGGAAACCTCTATGTCATGTTTCCTATGAGGAGAGTTAATTCGATCGTCACGGCAGCTGACGTGGCGGTTTTCCTGATGTCCGCTAACTCCGCCCCGAAGCGGATATCATGCGTGAACACAGTGAAAGTATCGCCGGAGGCGACGGGGACAAGGAAGGAGGAGGAAGGTGAAGGGAGTGAGAATGGACGGCCGAGATTGATAGTGGAAGGCGTGGCGCCGGAATATAAGTATAGGGTAGGGGGATGCAGGTCAAGGAAACCAGTGTTGGATACAATTACTGAAGAACCAGTCTTTGTaagatga